Below is a genomic region from Pyrococcus kukulkanii.
ATGGTGAAGTTGCTTATCTAATGAAGAGTGTCAAAAAGAAACACTTATTCTGGGGAGGGGCTTCCATAATAGCCACTGGGAAAATTTTACCGCCAGAAGAGTTTGCGAAGCGTTTGGACGAAGAGCCTTTCGCAAAAGCATGGGAAGCAATGAAAGACGGGTTTCTTAAGGCAGTTGCGAGTGAGCTTGCAGTTGTAAGTGATGCAAGGGAAATAATCCTTTCTGGCAGGCTTATGCGCATCGAAGAGCTTAGGAAAGATGTTAAAGACCTCTTCGAGGACAAGTTTGGCCTTCCAGTGGTTAAACTCAAGGGATTAGAAGGAAAAGCAAAGGAAGCAGCCCAGGGAAGTGCAATAATCGGCGACGGACTTGCCGGTGGAGAATTCAGGGAACTTGTCGAGCATGTGGAGATAAAGAAGAGTTATGGAAGCATTCTCGACTACGTGAAGCTTCCCTTGAATGTTTAACTTCTCCCTTTTATGTTCTAGCAAGCTTTAGCGCATCCCTACAGTCAAGAACTTCCGCATTTTCTGGAGCTCTCGGCAATACTCCCTTATTTGGAACTATAAGAAGCTTCTTTTTAGCACTGATGCTTTCAAATTTCTCTTCAGCCTTTCTGACATCCTTCTCTTTAACTTTCTCCTTCCACTTATTTTTACTAGAGCAATGCCTATCTCTAAATCAGGCATTTCAATCCTTACTGGCTGACTTTGCCAGCAGTCTTTCAAAGAACTTCTCAACGTAGTGCGATATTCTCTCCCTAAGTACCCTTTTCACCGCTTCATCTGGAGGTTCTATTCAAAGAACCCATATTTAGCATTCAGGTAATGTGCAAAATCTATCACTGGAGATAGATGTCTGTACCCGAATATCCTTTTCCTCTTTCCAAAGAGTTGTATCCGCTTAAGAATCCCCATGTTTACAAGTGTTTTAAGAAGGAGCAACTGCACTACTGGTTTCCTTTTCTATGAGTCCCCTTGAGTAGAGTTTATTAGTTATTTCTCCTGAAGTTGACTTTCCATCCGCAACGGCCTCAAGTATCGCGGAATATCTCATTGTTAACTCCCTACCCTCCTCTGTGAATGTTTCACCAATTAAACTGGGAACATTGCCCTTCAAGGTTGTCCTAAATGTTAAAAAACTCTCATCCCCAAGCTTTCAAGGGCTGGAGCCAACCAAGGCTCTTGGACAAGGACGGCAAGCTCTATTGTAGTTTTTCCACTATACCCTAAACTCACTAACGAAATTAATGGCATCCCTTGGATCAACCAAACCTAACTCCCTTAGATAGAACAACCCGAGCAGTGGACTGTTACTTCCTACAACCTCCCTGAAATAGTATCTTGTTGAAGTTATTAGAATAAGCAGGGGTCACCGAGTCTGTGGAATTCATCGATAACGATCCTTCCTCGCTCTAGGAGAAGATCCCTACCACTTGTTAATAAAATAATGAGAGTACTTAGCCCTTATCTCTGATGTAGAATGTTTCCCTGTTTTTCTTCTCCACAAACTAACAACCATCTTGCATACAAAACATCTTTAAGCTCGTATTCCTTAATTTTAAGTCTAAGTTAAAGTATCTAAGACTTAGTTTGTGCTATGCCGTCAAGAAGGACTAAAGTTATAATATAATCTTGGAAGGGATTGTCGATGTCAGGGAAAATGTACGTTAAGGTGTATAGAGTTCAAGGTGAAATCTTGGTGGCAGCATGTGATGAGGAGTTATTGGGTAAAACATTTAGAGAGGGTGAACTCAAGCTTGAGGTAAAAGAAAGATTCTACAAAGGGGAGCTTATGGACGTTGAAGAGCTAGGCAGATTATTGGAGGAAGCCACAATAGCCAACCTAACTGGCGAAAGGGTTGTTAGCAAAGCAATTGAGCTCGGTTATATAGATGAGACCAGGGTTCTCAGAATTCAGGGGGTTCCACATGCTCAGATGGCTAAAATGCTGTTCTAAATAGGGTAAAAGTAAAAACCTAAAGCTTAGCTTTTATCCCGGTCTCTTCCTCTACTTCCCTAAATCCTTTCTTTATGTACTCTGCAAGCTCAGGATCAATTTCCAGCAGTAGGGCGAGAAACTCTCCAACGTGCTCCTTCTCTTCATTAGCTACATCGTAGAAAACGTGCCTGATCTTCTCATCCTCTATTAGTTCTGCAAGCTGCTCATAGAAGCTTATAGCATCAAGCTCGGCCTCTATTGCCCAGCGCAGGGCTTGAGCTATCTCCCTCTTTGAAAGCGGCTTGTTCCTACTCAGCAGGAATGGCTTTTCGGCTAACATGGGATCACCCCCTACTACTTGAACCTTTGGCCTAATAACCCTTCACTCAACTTCTAAGTTGAAGTCCTGATAATCCATCCATATCCCAGTTTTCATCACGGAATCATATTGAGCCTTCAGCAACTCGTAGTGCTCCTCTTCTGCCTTCGCTAGTTCCTCAAATACCCTTCTAACGCTTTCTTTTTCTGCGGATTTAGCGGCATTCTCGTAGAATTCCCAAGTTAGCTTTTCCTGTTCCATTGCTATCTTGAGAGCCTCAACCTCGCTTTCTACTCCCTTAACGTTAATTATCAGTTTCTTGAGCAACTCTTTATCTACCGCCGGGAGCTTGCACTCCTCTATGGCAAATTCCAAGAATTTTTCCTCAAATGACTTTAGATGTTCAAATTCTTGGCCCGCTAGGAAGAGAAACATGTTCTTTGCTTTCTTATCCTTAACTTTTCTTGCTAGGTTTAGATAGAGTTCGAGTTCATTTTTCTCTACCTCAAGGGCAAGACCCAAAGCTTCAAGCTCGTTCATAATACTCATTCCCTCCTCAAAGCTTATTAACGTTTCAATGAAACTTCCTACATGGAAGATCTGAGAGAGGCTATTAAAAAGGCGGAGAGAATCGTCATTTGTGGGATTGGGAATGAATTGAGGAGCGATGATGCTTTTGGAGTTTTATTCGCGGAGAGACTGAAGGAAAAGGTGAGGAATGAAAATGTTTTAATCCTAAACTGTGGCGCGGTTCCGGAGAGCTTCCTGGGAAAGATAATTGAGTTTAATCCTGATTTGATAATATTCGTTGATGCAGTACACTTTAATGGAAAGCCCGGGGAATTGATTATCGCTGATCCCGAGGGAACGCTTGGAGATGCAATTTCAACCCATGGAATGCCCCTAAAAATTTTGATGAAGTTCATAAAGGAGCACATAAATGCCAAGGCAATTCTGATTGGCTGTCAGCCAAAAAGCCTGGAAATATTTGGGAAGGTTAGTAAGGAGGTTGGAGAAGCATTAGAAAAATTGCTATCCCTATTTTGCGAGGTTCTTTAAATCCTCCTTTTTATTGACGTTGAAGAAACTAACCTGCCATTCCTGGGGCAGGGCCTCTATGTTGATGTAACATACATTTGAGGAAGTTATTGCATCGTACAGCTTGTACCTACCCTCATTTATCCTCTTCCCCAGGATATCCCGGAATTCCTGGGCGTAAGCTGAGTGAAGAGGCTCAAGGTAGCCGTTGCTCCACCTGGGAACGCACGCAATTTTTCCAGAATTATTGAATTGTTCAATTATGTAATCAATGAATTCTGGAATTAAAGAAGGCATGTCCCCGCCCACAACGAAAGCATCTCCCAATGAGAGTGCAGTGAAGATCCCACTTATCGGACCCACCATCAGCTCATCAACCACGACGCTGTATCCAAGGGTTCTGAGCTTCTCGGCGTTGAACTTAGATGCAACGATCACAATTTCATCGATCAGTCTGCTCTCCTCTAACCTCTCTATAGCGTAGAGGATCAAGGGCTTTCCGTTGATCTTGAAGAGTAGCTTATCCTCCCCAAATCTTCTTGCCCTTCCTCCGGCTAGCACTGCCCCTATCATCCCCTAACTACCTCTATAGTTGTTAGGTACTTCATCCTTTTCAGGTTTTTATAGGGATCCCTTACCTCCTCGGCAAGTCTCCTGAAGTATCCCTCGGGATCGTAGGCAACCTCATGGCACTTCAAAATATCTAAGAGGGACGCATGGAAGTTCTCCATCTCTTCCAGCGTGTAGAGCTCAAAGGCAAGCTTTATGCCGAGCTCGCGCTCCACGGGATCCTTCACCTTGGTTATAAACTCTGCAAGCCTGTTTACCTTTACGGGATCCTCATGCTCCCTTAGTATCACCAGGACATCTATCTCATCGATTAGCCCCTTTAAGTGGCCTCCGTAAAAAACTATTGAGAGGACGTTGTCTCCATATACCTCGAGTATCCTCTTAACTATCTCCTCTTTCATCCTCCCAGCCCTCCTGCGACGTAGCTCTCCCATCCCTGGGCAACGGCTGGGAGTGCTATGCCCTTGAATATCCACGGGCCGACTAGTCCCAGGACTATGACCGCTATTGAAATAGCCACGACCACACCAGTCATTACCGGCATCCCTACGCTCTCCTTCTTTCCGCATCCAAGCCACAGCACCCTCATCATCTTGACATAAGCTACCAGGCTCATTATCGACGTCACAACGAGAACCCCTGCAAGTGCTGGATTCCAATCTAGGAAGGCCGTGAACAGCATGACTTTACTTGAGAACACGTTCAATGGGGGTATTCCAGCTAAACTCAGGGCTGCAACTGCGAAGGAAAACATTGCAAGCGGATTTGTCCTCCCAATTCCCGCCAAATCTCTGAGGTCTCTAGATCCGCCGATTTGGATCATTATTCCAGCGGAGAGGAATAGCAGGGATTTCGCAATGGCATGATTGAAGGTGTGGAACACTGCGGATGCCAAGGCTAAGCTACTCCCAATCCCGAGGGCCATTGACAAGTAACCCATGTGCATTATCGTCGAGTACGCTATGATCCTCTTGATGTCTGAGTGGACGTTCATCATGATCGCACCTAGGAATGCCGAAATTGCCCCCAGGATAATTAGCAGGGTTCCCAAGGACTTAACCTCGGGAAGGCCTGAGTACAGCGTGAAGTAGAGCCTCGCTATTGAGTAAATTCCCACGTTGACGACTAAACCAGAGAGAACCGCTGAAATTGGACTTGGGGCCGCTGGGTGTGCGTCTGGAAGCCAGAAGTGGTTGGGGAATATTGCCGCCTTTATCAGAAAGGCCCAAGTGGCTAGAAGGAGGATGGCAAGGGAAGCGTTGACTACATCGGAGGAGTGGACTATCTCAGCCAGCTGAGCCATGTTCAGCGTCCCGTACGTTCTATAGAGGAGGCCCATTGCGATGAAGTAGAGGGTAGTTCCGATGGCCCCTATGAAGGCGTACTTTAAGCCGGCCCTTAGGGATTGAGGATCCCTGTTGAACATTACAAGAGCATAGGCAGCGACGCTCGTTACCTCAAGCATTACGAAGAGGTTGAAGAGGTCTCCAGTATAGAGGACGCCGATCAGCCCGGCCTCGAGGCCGAGATAGAGAGTGAAGTACCAAACTTCCCCACTCTTAATGTACTCGAGGCTATAGATGGCTATGAGGAAGAGTAGTGTGGAGGTTACAAGGCCAAGGAACGCGCTCATTGTATCTACTTCATAAACTATCCCAATTGGAGCCCTCCATCCTCCGAAGGTGTACGTTAGTGGACCACCCTCGGATGATTTGAATACCTCAAACGTGAAGAGCATCGTAAGGAAGGTTCCAAGTACGGCGTACGCCTTAGCAACACTTTTTGAGAGCTTTCCAATGAGGGGCAGGGTGAACGCGAAGGCTATTGGGGTTAAAACTGCCAGGGGAATCGGGTTCATTTCCACCACCTCACTCAAAAATCTTCGAGGCGAACTTCTCAAATTCCTTGGAAATTCTTTCCCTGACCTCTTCCGGTCTGTCCGTAGTTGCATATATCCAATTCACGTAGAGGTATTCCCCATCAACGTCAACGACGACCGTTCCTGGGGTGTTTGTTATGGAGTTTGCAACGAGCATTTTTGAGTAGTCGGAGGATAAATTAACGGGAACCTTGACTATCGCAGGCTTGACGTTTCCGGTGAATATCCTAACTATCACGTTAATGTGAGCCTTAACCTCGGCAACAATCATGTACCATAGGAAGTAAATCAAAGCCCAGAGCCACCTTAACGGGTTCAGGGCCTTTCCCGGTCTCTCAACTAGGTATTTAGATGTAAGAACTGATATCACCAGGGCCACGAGGGCCCCGGTAACTAAATCGTACGGTTTTGCAGAGCCGGTGAATATTAGGTAAGTCCCCAGGACTAAGAGAAACACGGGCAGCTCTCTCATGCTTCAACCCTCCTTAACTGGATTATCGCGAATGCCAAGAGCACGTTTATCGCCATCCCGATTACGACGGCCGTTATCACTAAGGCCTGAGGTAATGGATCTACAGCGGTCTTCGCGAACGTTGCTACGGATTCTCCAGATGGAAGAATAGGTGGCTTGCCGTTGATTCTATATCCCAAAGCCACGACGAAGGCGTTTGCTGAATCTCCAAGTATCGTTAGGGAGATCAACTTCTTCACGAGATCTTTCCTCGCGGTAACGCCATAAATACCCACTATCATCGTGAGCACTAGAGAAACTATCGCCACTCCCCAGAGGTCAATCATTCCTACCACCTCCTGCCACCGCTAGAATCAAGAACACTGCCGTGAATCCAGCCCCTACGGCCAAGAACTCGAATATGTTGTACCATAGAAGGGATCCTCCAAGGAGCGTTCCCAGGAACTCGCTCGGAAAGTACGGCTGGTTTTGAACTGCGTAGCCTCCAAAGGTGAGTGGAATAAGTGCGAGGATTACAATTCCCGTGAGGCCGAGGATTCTAACTAGCACGGCCCTCTCCAAAGTTATCCCAATTTTCCTGAGGGATGCTAGCGAGACAGCTCCGATAACTAGGAGTGGAGCAACTGCTAACGTTGACCCTCCTTGGAAGCCTCCTCCTGGGGTGAGCTGTCCGTGGAGTGCGAGTGAGGCTGCGACGGTTACTATCAAGACTGCCGTAACCTTGGTGACAACTTTAACGGGCAGTGGAAACTCTTCCCAGGAGGGATATTTAAGCTTCAGCTCCCTAAATATTGCCAAGCCCCCCATTATCGCCAAGAAGAACACCGCTGTCTCAAATATAGTGTCCAGACCACGGTAGTCCCATAAGATCGAAGTAACGACCTCCGGGCTCCTAACTGAAGTCAGGCTGTCCTTAAGGTAGAACTCACCAAGGGAGTGGATGGAGCTCGGGGCCGAGATGGGATTGAGGTAGGTAACGATGAATGGAATTAAGATGAGTATAATCCCGAATATCAGCCTCTTCATTTCAGCTCACCTCGTACCTTCCAGTTTTCATGATCACGAATACCAAGAGGGCCGTGTATATTCCTACCGAGATGGCAACGTAGGCTAGAACTATGTCAGGGGCCATCAGGAGGTAGAATATTCCGGCATAGGCTATGGCCTGGAGAGCAGAGAAGCCCACGGCCTTTATGAGATCCCTCTCCGTTACGGCAAGGTATGCCATAATGAGACCAACTAGGGAGAAGAAAGCCAAAAGCGGTATCATTTCTCCTCACCCCTTAGATGGTCAAAGTGAAAGTTCCCTTCGACTCCTGAGCGGTGGGCGGCATAGGCTAGTGCTGTACTGCCTGCAGGTGCAACTAACAAGATTATTAAGGCCGTTATGAAGCTCGCCCCAGCTATAGCGAACCTCCCGGGTAGGCTAGGCATGTCTAAGGCCGCCAATGCAACGCCGATTAGCGGGACGACCGCGCCGCCCACTGTGCCCACAGTGGCGGCGTGTAACCTTAGGTAGAAGTTCTTGAATCTCAGCATGCCTATTCCCGCTAAGAGGTCGCAGAGAGCACCGATGATCATGAGGGCCGCACCAATGTAGAGCAGGATCATACTCTCACCTCCCTCAGGAGGTACCTCGAGACGTAGATATCAAGGAGGTAGGACCAGAGGGCTAAGACGATAGCCCCAGAAATCAGGTAGGGAGACTTGAAGTATAAGGAGAGTATTCCCATGAACGCCGCCAGATCGTAACCTATGCAGTCTATTGCGAGAACTATATCCGGAATTGTGGGCCCCTTAACGGCCCTTACTAGGTACATAACTATCGCAAGGGAGAATATCGGGACTATCAGTTTTACAACGCTCTCAATCATTTTTCTCCCTCCTAACGACCTTTAAGGCCTTCCACTCTCCCGATATGGCTCTCTCGATTACCTTCCTGTCTTTATCAGGTAGTTCGTTAAGGTTTAGGGCCGGGAGTGTTTCGGGAGTAACTTCTCCCATCTCGAGGATTTTCCTTGCAGTGGGCTCGCTTACTTCCCCAATTTCCTCCATGACAAGCATGTCCCCCGCGAAGTGGGAGGTTACCTTTGAGAGGTAGATGTCGCTAAGGTACCTCAACCTTAACAAGACCCACGTGCCTCCTTTCGTACTCATCCCTAATCCTCCAGTACTCTTTTTCTAAGAACTGCATCGCGAATCTGATCCTACAATCCCTCTCCTTTTTCAGGAACCCCTGAATTAGAGAGTGCAGAGTTTCCCTCGGATTTTCACTTTTCTCGGCCTCTTCCACCATCCTCAGAAATTCTTCGAGGACTAGTTTCCTGTCGAAGTAGCCAATAACTCTCCTGAGCTCCTCCCTTAATGTCAGGTATATCCTCTCGTTCACGGGCCTGACGGGGAGCCTGAAGGGAACTCCCTCTTCTCTCCCGGGTGGAGAAGCTGTCCATCTTTCCCCTTTCATCTTCTTCTCCTTGATTCCTAGAAGGAGAGAGAGACCGTAGAGTATCTCCTCCGGGCTTGGAGGACATCCAGGGATATACAAGTCTGGCTTCGTTCCATATTCCTGCAGGAGAACTTCAATTCCACCAGTTCTCAGCCTGTCCCTTCCTCTATCCTTGGTGGGATTGTATATCGGGTAGCCGTTGTAGAATATTCCCCCGCTTGAGGCGCAGGTTCCTATGGCGACCACTATCCTGGGCTTTGGAGGCATTGCCTCGTACACTGCTTTGACTGCATAGTACGTCTGCCTGGTGAGGGGGCCAGAGACTAATAAGGCATCTGCATGCCTTGGACTCCCAACGAGCTTTATTCCAAACCTCTCGACGTCATAGTAAGGTGTCAAAACATCAAGTATCTCTATATCGCACCCGTTACAACTACCGCTGTCCACGTGAAATACCCATACCGACTTATACTTCATTCCCACCACCCCTCACCCTATCAACTTCCTCCCTCATCCTGCACTCCCTGCAGAGTAGAACCCTCTCGAGAAGAGATGATTCGTCGAATATTTCCTTGGGTAAAATCTGAAGCATTTTGTAAATCTGCCTCTCGGTGAACTCCTCGTACCTTCCACAGCGAGGACATCTGTATAGGTCGTGCTCTACAACCTCTATCAAGTCTTCCTTGTTGTCCGTGGCTATCTCGAACCTTGTAGTTTCCTCCATGGCCTCGGTTGGACAGACCTCAACGCAACGATGACACCTTATGCACCTCGCGGCGTTGAAGACTATCCTCTTCTTTCCGTTCTCAAAGTCCCACTCTATACTGAGAGCATCTGGAGGACAAGCTCGGACGCAAGCACCGCATCCTATGCACAGTTCGGGATTTATGTGTGGAATTCCCCTGTACTCAGGTGGCTTTTCTGTGTCCGTGAACGGGTAAGTTACCGTTACAGGAACTCCCTGCCTGAGATCTTTCCTCTTCCAAGAAGAGAATATCAACTCATTTCCCTCCCCTTCTTTATGGAAAGCTCGTTAAACTCGCTCTCCGTGAGAACCCTAACCTTGCCCGTCTCAGCATCAACTATCTGAACCCTCTCCGTGCATGAGTAGCATGGATCTATGCTGGCTATTATCAGCGGGGCATCTGCAACACTGTAGCCCTTTAGCATCTCCGGGACAGCCGGTAGGTTGTTGTACGTCGGCGCCCTAACCTTCCACCTGTAGACCTTGTTCTTCTCTCCCGTCATGACGTAGTGAACGACTTCACCGCGGTGAGCCTCGGTGTATCCAAGGCCCTCCTCATATTCTGGTATCTTGCCCACGGGCGTGAAAATATCTCCTCCTGGAAGCTGATCCACAGCCTGTTCGATTATCCAGATGCTCTCTAAAACCTCGTCAAGCCTAACGAGGATTCTTGCTAGGACATCACCCTCCTTATAAACGGGAACCTTCCAGTCAAGCTCATTGTAAACGAGAACGTTGTGATCCCTTCTCGTATCTATATTCCTCCCGGAAGCCCTCGCCGTAGGCCCCAGAACTGAATAGGCCTTTGCCACCTTGTAGGGTAGAATGCCAACTCCTTCTGCTCTCTTAAGGAGAGTTCTCGTGTTCGTTACAATCTCGTAGAACTTCTCGACATCCTTCCTGAGCTCTTTGACTGTTTCAAGTATCAGCTCCTTTCTGTACTCAAGGATGTCCCTCCTCACACCACCAACGATGTTCATTCCGTAGGTCTTCCTGTTTCCGGTAAGCCTCTCTGCCAGCCACATTACCCTCTCCCTTATCCTCCACGCGTACATGAAGCCCGTGTCGAAGCCAGCTAAGTGCGCAGCAACACCAGCCCACAGGAGGTGGCTGTGAATCCTCTCGATCTCGAGCAGGATGACCCTTATGTACTGGGCCCTCTCAGGAACCTCAACTCCAGCAAGGTTTTCTATCGCCATCGCATAGCTTACCGAGTGCTGGAAGCCGCAGATGCCACAGATCCTTTCCGCTATGAAGAATATCTGGTTGTAAGTTAGCCTACCTTCTCCTATCTTCTCTATCCCCCTGTGGGAGTAGAAGCCCCTATAGTCAACGTCCACTATCTCCTCTCCCCTGACGAAGAGCCTAAAGTGGGCCGGCTCGTCGAGGGCCATATGATATGGGCCTATAGGAACTAAGCTCGTATCTGGTGGACCTTCCCTATAGGCGCACTTCGGAGCTCCCATGGGGGAGTAGGAGTAATCCATGTCCTTTCTCAAGGGATATACTCCTTCAGGCCAGTCTTCGGGGAGTATTAGCCTCCTTAAATCGGGATGACCCCTCGGCTTTAGGCCAAGAAGATCGTGAACCTCCCTCTCGGCCCATAAAGCGGCTGGAACCTTTGAGGCTACTGATGGAAATTCAGGGTTTTCAGGGTCGAGGTAGGCCTTGAGCATTATCCAGAACTCCTCGCCCGTCTCATGATTAACAACGCTTATCACGGGCATGTAGACAAAACCACCGCTTATTGGCCTCTCATCGGTTCCAACACCCATGGAGTAGTGAGCCTCTTTAGCCTGGGGATGCCACTGCCAGTACTTAACCATCTCGGGAAGGGCCTCCTTTTTAACCACGTAAAGGATCTGATTCTTTGCCGGCGTTTTCTTCTCTAAGATGTGATCTTTGAACTTCGTCTCAAACTCTTCAATCACGCGAACCACCCCACTATGAACGCAATGATTGCCAGGAAGAACACGCGAACGTTCATCGAGACTATCTGGTCGATCCTAAGCCTAGCACTCGTCGCTTCAATGAGGGCAAACACCGAGTATATTACCGCAGAAACTACGAACTGAACAAGGAGCACAACTGGCCAGCTCACACCAAGGAGGAACCTGTAGGTTAGGATTGATGCCAAAAGCCACGTTAAGGCGAACCTCTTAATTAGGAGGGCATAAAGTGAGACCCCAAGAAGCTTTCCGCTGTACTCGACGAATATCCCTCCGGCTATCTCGGTTTCGGCCTCGGCGACGTCAAACGGGACGAACGAGCCCTCAACGTACACTGAGTACAGCAAGAAGAGCACCCCTAGAAGCGAGAGTGGACTCAATGGAGATGACAATATATCGCTCATCTTCAGGCTTCCGGCGCTGGCGGAGAGCATGGCGAGGGCCACTGCAAGTATCGGTTCCGTACTGAGGATGAGCATCATCTCCCTATGAGCTCCTATATGAGAGAAGGCGCTCCTAACTGAGAACGCCCCAAGCATGAAGAACACGCTGACCATCGCGAGGGCGTAGATAAAAGCTACTACGTCCCAGCTGAAGCTCACCCAGAACTTGCCGAAGGGTAGGACGCTGACTGAAGCTAGGGCAGAAGCTAAGGCCAAGTAAGGGGCAATTACAAAGAGCTTATTCTTCGTTGGAATCCTGGGCTGGAGGGAGAGTAGCTTAGCTATGTCGTAGTACGTCTGAACTATTGGGGGACCAACCCTAAACTGAACCCTCGCCTTTATCTTCCTCGCTATGCCGTCGAATAGGGGAGAGATAAGGAGGGAGAGCGCTACGCCCAGCATTTCACCACCCCACAAGCAGTACAATAACTCCAGCAAGGATGATCATGCCCAAAACCATCGTAACTTCCATAGTCACGCTGAAGTCCCTGAGAACTATCGTCAGGGAGGTGAGGAACCTGACGACGGGCATTATAATTGCTTCATCAATGTACTCCTCAAAGTACTTGGAGATCCACCAATATGCCGATGCCATAGCATCAATTAAGGCAGAGCCAGCCTTCCTAAGGTAGCTCGAGAGCGAGTAGAGGGCACCAATCTTCTCCTCGTACTGGTGGTAATAGGAAGAGGCCTTCAGCCTAAACCTTTCCTCGGGGAAACCTGAGGCCCCACAGTTCCAGGGCTTGGCTTCAACCCCATTGAAGGGAACCGCCACTAAAACACCGACCGCAAGCACCGCAAGCATTAGCAGGAACATGGGAGAGGAGAAGTACGAGTAGGGGTTTACCCCTGGGGTCAAGGGGAAGAGTCCCAAGAGCAGACAGAGGATCGAAGGTATACCCTGACCAACCACCATCGAGACTGGAACTTCGCTTCCCTCAGATTCCCCTCCCAGGAACGCTGAGGAGTAGAACTTAATGAAGGATGCCAGCGTTGCGGCGCTTATGAAGAACGCAAAGGCGGTCGCCAACTGTAGCACCGGATCGCCCGAAGAGTAGCCGGCCTCATAGAGAAGTAACTTGCTTAAGAAGCCGTTAAACGGGGGAACGCCTGAAATCGCTAGTGAGGATAGGAGGGCGAATGTTCCCGTGTATGGCATCGCCTTAAACAGACCACCAAGCTTGTCTAGATCTACAGTCCCCTTTGAGTACTCGAAGGCCCCAGCCGTAAGGAACAGGGAGCCTTTGAAGAGGGAGTGATTCAGGGCATGGAAGAGGCCAGCGGCCAATGCCAAGTAGCCAACTTTACTGGGAATTAGGTAGATGCCAATTCCTATGCCGAGCCACATGTAGCCCATCTGGCCAATGCTGTGGTAAGCAAGTAGCCTCTTCGCGTTTTTCTGCTTCAGAGCGAAAAGGGTTCCAATGGTTAGGCTTAATGCCCCCAGGATTGCAACGACTAGCCCCAGCTCCCTGCTTGGATTAAACGTTAGGTAAGCCTTAACGAGAGCAAAGAGGGCAACTTTTTCCATGGCTCCCGCAAAGAGTGAGGAAACATTACTTGGGGCACTGTCGTAGGTTTCCGCAACCCAAAAGTGCAGTGGGACTATTCCTGACTTAGCCATGGCCGCTATCATTACAAGCAGGAAGGGAAGATTGCCCC
It encodes:
- the mnhG gene encoding monovalent cation/H(+) antiporter subunit G, with the protein product MILLYIGAALMIIGALCDLLAGIGMLRFKNFYLRLHAATVGTVGGAVVPLIGVALAALDMPSLPGRFAIAGASFITALIILLVAPAGSTALAYAAHRSGVEGNFHFDHLRGEEK
- a CDS encoding monovalent cation/H+ antiporter complex subunit F, encoding MIESVVKLIVPIFSLAIVMYLVRAVKGPTIPDIVLAIDCIGYDLAAFMGILSLYFKSPYLISGAIVLALWSYLLDIYVSRYLLREVRV
- a CDS encoding NADH-quinone oxidoreductase subunit B family protein, which translates into the protein MKYKSVWVFHVDSGSCNGCDIEILDVLTPYYDVERFGIKLVGSPRHADALLVSGPLTRQTYYAVKAVYEAMPPKPRIVVAIGTCASSGGIFYNGYPIYNPTKDRGRDRLRTGGIEVLLQEYGTKPDLYIPGCPPSPEEILYGLSLLLGIKEKKMKGERWTASPPGREEGVPFRLPVRPVNERIYLTLREELRRVIGYFDRKLVLEEFLRMVEEAEKSENPRETLHSLIQGFLKKERDCRIRFAMQFLEKEYWRIRDEYERRHVGLVKVEVP
- a CDS encoding NADH-quinone oxidoreductase subunit I, which codes for MIFSSWKRKDLRQGVPVTVTYPFTDTEKPPEYRGIPHINPELCIGCGACVRACPPDALSIEWDFENGKKRIVFNAARCIRCHRCVEVCPTEAMEETTRFEIATDNKEDLIEVVEHDLYRCPRCGRYEEFTERQIYKMLQILPKEIFDESSLLERVLLCRECRMREEVDRVRGGGNEV
- a CDS encoding hydrogenase large subunit, yielding MIEEFETKFKDHILEKKTPAKNQILYVVKKEALPEMVKYWQWHPQAKEAHYSMGVGTDERPISGGFVYMPVISVVNHETGEEFWIMLKAYLDPENPEFPSVASKVPAALWAEREVHDLLGLKPRGHPDLRRLILPEDWPEGVYPLRKDMDYSYSPMGAPKCAYREGPPDTSLVPIGPYHMALDEPAHFRLFVRGEEIVDVDYRGFYSHRGIEKIGEGRLTYNQIFFIAERICGICGFQHSVSYAMAIENLAGVEVPERAQYIRVILLEIERIHSHLLWAGVAAHLAGFDTGFMYAWRIRERVMWLAERLTGNRKTYGMNIVGGVRRDILEYRKELILETVKELRKDVEKFYEIVTNTRTLLKRAEGVGILPYKVAKAYSVLGPTARASGRNIDTRRDHNVLVYNELDWKVPVYKEGDVLARILVRLDEVLESIWIIEQAVDQLPGGDIFTPVGKIPEYEEGLGYTEAHRGEVVHYVMTGEKNKVYRWKVRAPTYNNLPAVPEMLKGYSVADAPLIIASIDPCYSCTERVQIVDAETGKVRVLTESEFNELSIKKGREMS
- a CDS encoding respiratory chain complex I subunit 1 family protein, which translates into the protein MLGVALSLLISPLFDGIARKIKARVQFRVGPPIVQTYYDIAKLLSLQPRIPTKNKLFVIAPYLALASALASVSVLPFGKFWVSFSWDVVAFIYALAMVSVFFMLGAFSVRSAFSHIGAHREMMLILSTEPILAVALAMLSASAGSLKMSDILSSPLSPLSLLGVLFLLYSVYVEGSFVPFDVAEAETEIAGGIFVEYSGKLLGVSLYALLIKRFALTWLLASILTYRFLLGVSWPVVLLVQFVVSAVIYSVFALIEATSARLRIDQIVSMNVRVFFLAIIAFIVGWFA
- a CDS encoding complex I subunit 5 family protein, with product MEVVPYLLALASLVGFMGFARVGLGIASISSLIMIGLAVRDLSSVENYFLLILGVSSLAVFVYSMAYTKDKLQSALLPLFVLSMYGVLVSENILLFVFSWELMTLLSYLFIRDRDVGAKYFITMHIFTTIPLLLLIALAPTLSLSSLRGNLPFLLVMIAAMAKSGIVPLHFWVAETYDSAPSNVSSLFAGAMEKVALFALVKAYLTFNPSRELGLVVAILGALSLTIGTLFALKQKNAKRLLAYHSIGQMGYMWLGIGIGIYLIPSKVGYLALAAGLFHALNHSLFKGSLFLTAGAFEYSKGTVDLDKLGGLFKAMPYTGTFALLSSLAISGVPPFNGFLSKLLLYEAGYSSGDPVLQLATAFAFFISAATLASFIKFYSSAFLGGESEGSEVPVSMVVGQGIPSILCLLLGLFPLTPGVNPYSYFSSPMFLLMLAVLAVGVLVAVPFNGVEAKPWNCGASGFPEERFRLKASSYYHQYEEKIGALYSLSSYLRKAGSALIDAMASAYWWISKYFEEYIDEAIIMPVVRFLTSLTIVLRDFSVTMEVTMVLGMIILAGVIVLLVGW